agttatctgcaacgtctacgctggagtgaggcgccgtcagcctgacttgtctacaaatgcagtgtgccagactgtcgccgagctcaccggagtgagcgagcgaacagttaagcgggtcaaggctgaagctctgcgggccccacttgcctccccaaagcgcaagaaattgactttctcgggccaagctgagaagcgcatcactggAAAGACGCGGCTCCtacgctatgacacgtttgcgttggcagcactgcgtcgcaaagtgcacagctacttcatgcgcaatgaaatacctacggcagagaagctacgcaacgacgtgatcagcgaccctgacatggacatgccgaccatcagcactcgtacgatccaaagaatgctgaacgacttggggttcgccttccggaaaagaacaaggaattccgcgttgctaGAGAGAGACGAtatcgttgcttggcgtcgaaagtacctccgcaccatccgagaaatgcggaggcagcgacggtaagttcttacgttctttttatttctgcaaaattTCTGTTCACGACGCCtgattgttggtaaaaaagttgacgcgagtggtgagcatgcgtgtgtgcctactggttagcgaaaacaataggtgtgctttgcatttgtgatcgccaaacgtgtgctattgacgtgagtgatcgaaagccttacataatcctgacttaagtcgcagcgaaattccccattaagatagggtggctgttcatgcttgcgcttgtacggtaaataatagtattcgccgaggattccgttgcatgtggtgtagatttaactcagcgttgtgtattgcagcatttcccgtagcatcgtttgagaagacttactgccgtttttccgcgtaggggcaaggaatctcaatggcttggagaaaggaatagctagtgatggtTCTCGGAATTGTAGATGTTATTGAGCGAATACGCTACGCACGTAATTGGGGATTGGGGACGTGGTAGCATCAGCTTTGATgtacagcctgcaggggcgtaggcagaaattttttacgggggggaggggcaccactttcgtctgagctgggggccgggccggactatgtggtcgagtgtcattttgtgctctgtattccgtggaagaaaaaaaattaggaggggaaggggggcacaggcccggagtgctgccctctggctacgcttctggcagcctgaaacaagtttcctaaacattggtttcagtctttcacagagagagttttgccagcttatctatgttatatgtattcacataggttttgtcagtgcactttttttgcccttaaacaaaggcataacctcggatgaaggctgcctgctttgttaatgggctcctagtagtgaaagtgcgctgttaacaataagactgctttctcttttacaggaccatctactaccttgatgagacctgggtaaatgccggccatacaaaggggagagtttggacagacaccagcgtgatgactcggcaagacgcatttcgtcaagggctctcaactggcctccgtgcaccgagcggtaaaggaggacgcctaatcgttttgcatgctggaagtgcagaaggctttgttgatggagccgccctagttttccgtgccaagaagggcgctggtgattaccacacagaaatggatgcttcgcgtttccagaaatggtttgttgaacagctgctacctAACATCAAGCCACACAGTGTGATCGTGATGGATAATGCGCcatatcacagtgctcaggttgaaaagctaccaagctcatcatccagaaaagcggaaatccagtcctggttgatatcgaaaaatattcctttttcggatgaccaactgaaaagtgaactgctgcagctcgttgagcagaataagcatcttttccttgcttaccaggttgacaaacttgccagtgctgccgggcatgaggttgtgcgcttgcctccttaccactgtgagctaaatcctatagagcttgtatggagccaagtcaaaggctatgttgcttcaaggaacacagacttcaagattgaatctgtcgagaagctgctgcaggaaggaatcgcaagtgtgacccaacagaactggctccatgactgcactcacgtgatgaggcttgaggatgaggcatgggagcgtgatggcattatagacagccaaacagacagTCTCATCattctttgtgcacagactcaagttcttcagatgagtcgagcagctccgacatgagtggaattgatgaactgccgtgacatctcTATGTGTGCCTTGCaaatgcttcgagcaaatgattgctgcacatgtacctaaccagaaactgcGATATTGTTTCCGAGGACTAccggtcactgctgtttctttacatttttatcgcttattcaattcattgtgattttatctgctgatctcttttgttgcacttcgtgcatgttctggttacgttatcgtgatgtgataatgactgtGGGGATTTTGTgcgccaaaaccacgttgtgattatgaggcatgctgtgcttgatgtTGTTCTACAGATCTCGACCTCTGAGTTtgttaatgtgcacccaaatataagtacacgggcatctggcatttcccgtTCACTGAAATGCAACACACTCAAACATGAGCCTTTTGTGTCAGCGGCCAGGTAATGTAAGCACAGTACCGTCACGgtggctgggatgtgattatcttggtcgtgaatgttaatgttatatgctgcatcagcgagatctacattgcttagttgagacttgaaatgttcgaaataaggctccgttttctttttgatctcatgtcaatggcgcctgctgccttgtttcatttctgtcacaatgggacctgaaattgtgataccactaggcatttttgtgttttatttactctTTTACTGAGTTTTCTACCCTGGCTTTCCatgttatcaatgtgttcctactcttgcgtatttagatttgtttattagaagtggttattctgccgagcaataccggtgaccattgtgataattttgatgcatcagtggagcatctccttatagaatgcccgaaatatgaagaacagcaTTTTCGACTTAGTGATCAactcaagagacttgacaaacgaccactctcaatTTGCAAGGTTTGGAGTATCGCCAAATCCTGGCAATCAAAGACGGGCTATGAGTGCTCTTGGGATTTTTGAATTGATACAGACCTAATGAACTGCTTACGATTGTCATGGTTCTTTACTATCATAGCATTGTATTATTGATaatactttctagtcatgtcatatgtccttgtatgggagactggctgtgtggactgcatGCGAGGTGTTATGTGACACGTACAACCGtctatgtgctagactctgcccttggactctgcaagtgcgaagttgtatgacgcatgttgcatatctgcatagttcagctgattgtttttctttttctattttttattgtttccatttttcttgtgatggcctctttcttcttgttggtgagatagccggctctaatgtagcctaccttctgatgttatttttttttctatttaaataaaaaaagtttgagctcgagtgagtctggtcggaaaaggtttaggtagtccggatgagggaaatttggggagcctgagtcacagtgagctctcggagcaaaatattttcttgagtaagtgagctccagtttttttttttttttgccgacctatggtcacaagcgcaaaatctcagttgccatggatttccagctgaacgttgttatggttatgtttTGTGTCGTGACTCacacgtgtaaaatgtcatgttgacatcgagtgccagcaaaagattgtaatggttatcatgttctatgTCACAAGTGCACTAGTGTTATCAGTGTCCGCAAAAAGTTGGtatggttatcacgttctgtgccataagtgcaaaacaatatgttgacacagagtgcccaaaTATTGTATTCTCCACCgcggaaaagctttcttatttgcgcttgaaagcctatgtggaaatgcttttgttgtcggaTATAATGATTAATTTGAAAAATGTAAAGCGATTTGTGAATTAGAAaagactgatttgttaacgaaggttctggaaaatcctgatttagagcaacaagaacttttggtctttttgtcCGCGATGTGCCTTGTGCGCCTTGTGCCGTAAAATAtattacttgccttttgctttcgcGCTCTTCGATCATATgacgcctggatgcaatgcaataaaagatattaacggttttttatgctttatttttttctaccagtgacaatcgaaattatggacaatacctgttacatactgcatatacagatggaaaaacatcggtggccgttatgctctgtgaaggtgtgtgaccagcgaagcttgaaaaaataatctgcgtcactctcttttaattaagcgtgagctctctttaaatctaaactcaattcagcggcatcatggtacttgcattccgtatttattcgaatgcaatgcgagcttttttCCAAATTtctgctactaaagtcgccctcgcgttacaatcgagcaaacaccgtattcaggctgcggtgtgcgcttggcggcgttcatcatataGCCATGCGtcctattttgttgtcttcgggcttcactcgcaaagactgtttggaatgctccgcgcagaccgcgatgcgatgttccaggagcgtcacgattgttttatatctgcgttaagattgcgcgcggtacgcgaatagtctagagtttacgtggccaccagcgataacgctggaacattcgatagaacatgtataaaagccgacacgctttaccacttgtcaaaattattgacggacgacgctctgactgactcgtttcccgcccacaagttcggccaaataaagagcaccttgtaaagagtttcatcttcgacacgcccactgctgccttcgttaaagtaacaaacccgtgacaatatacagtacagtaggtaggttcatctacgcacactgatcacaatttcactatggccccattctgcatgtatacatgctgctaaacgctctagcgatgcgagcaagcgaaaccgaaactggaaccggctgcaagatgccgaactacttgcgtagtaacacaaatgtgcggatgcccgcctccgtagccttcgctccaatgccaagataagttgtcgccgagtatagtacgTTGGACCAGATGACAAGTGGGAAAGGAAAGGGGGCGGGGCGCGGGGCACCCCATTTTTGAACAGGCCCTCCGCACATTTAATCCGGCCCTGCCCAAAGCTGGACAATAAACGGCACAGAGATAagaagggtttccgcaccgacggatgcatgatgcctcatgcgacaggcaaacgaatcgacaacggagcacggtggctcacatttgccgaaagcgtcgccaagcgcgcatgaggaaaattatcgtcggaaaacgcggcggACGGtgcgcctatgcgagctggctcgcggacgacactgtcaaccctttacgctcgtgacaacgacggGCCAGAGCGCGTGTGAaagccagcaccatgtggcctaggaagggaggttccggtgcggcggtttggtcactcagctgcgctgcaACAaagaaggccagcgagcggagacgccgcattggaggggcccgaaagcacgcactccgcgtgtgtctcgaagCTGCAGggaaaacccgaaactggctaggcttaggactgtagtccacattcgagcggttatcaccaaaggaggccccaaatacgggatctctcccggtggccgaaagccgagggccgctaaggcgagcttactcgtgctgccggcgtcgtccgcatcgaacgagatcaagtccgtcgccacgggatcgagcaggaacgagcgcctcgagagggactgctccgctgccatgccgaaaccaagttgggcgcaagctgtgtggagataggtttgcgagacgcttaccctacgaggcgacggCAAGGGAcgtgacgttctccactgccgcagcgaaacAAGAcgtacggccgggttcgtcgattctccggcacggcgcagaaaaggcactcgaggcaggaggtcaacaaacaacacgggtttattaacccaagatgcagcacattACGACAGTcatgggcttgcaggccgtaaagggaactccgcaagacgatcgagtacgcttgcagcggcgctacgactatcacacaaagggcagcagtcgagcacacgaaacgagaagccgcctgctagagcagcgcgtcaacctctcgtgctagctgGGAGCATCTCctgcgggcaagcccgcgccagacagaagcgagctccaGTGggaaagggggttgtcactggcggccaatgaggaacgcgttgcgcagtgacgtaagctagcttggtggcgtgagaaTGAGCATGTcgggcatgcccggacgcgtgcccgcgcgccgggaggccgacgcatggctcgcaccagacaaagaggcatggcgctgccgccgtggtcacgataccgccgattaacggcggtccccggcgctcgagccgcgcggggccaacacacgcgctagctggggaacgaggcgccaaagggagggcgcgctcgattcccacagatgggattttctctcccgccacgacgccgtaattcattgcgcaccagccgcaatcgaactctccccgttctcagacttgacgccgacagacacttcatcggtatcgggCAAgatctcgtcaaagacgataccaagtacctccaaactcgtcgacggctgggTCAgccgactgcgccggtctctccgacaccattacactcatttcgccatctgacacgtttgcacaaggaaggCTGCTGgcacctttcgcgaccgtccaagtcactcagggcagcaccgctatttttgttaacaaacctatctccatacattgttacgttggtgcgaggggaatgtctcggcagagtggaaaccctcgaagacgcacaggtTATGGACGcaccgatgacacgcactgtcccagttcccgtactctcagtgctgtttc
Above is a window of Rhipicephalus sanguineus isolate Rsan-2018 chromosome 3, BIME_Rsan_1.4, whole genome shotgun sequence DNA encoding:
- the LOC125757812 gene encoding uncharacterized protein LOC125757812, with amino-acid sequence MASVMPAEACAAANSPFRSPKKLYTKCDKKWLSKQTKQVICNVYAGVRRRQPDLSTNAVCQTVAELTGVSERTVKRVKAEALRAPLASPKRKKLTFSGQAEKRITGKTRLLRYDTFALAALRRKVHSYFMRNEIPTAEKLRNDVISDPDMDMPTISTRTIQRMLNDLGFAFRKRTRNSALLERDDIVAWRRKYLRTIREMRRQRRTIYYLDETWVNAGHTKGRVWTDTSVMTRQDAFRQGLSTGLRAPSGKGGRLIVLHAGSAEGFVDGAALVFRAKKGAGDYHTEMDASRFQKWFVEQLLPNIKPHSVIVMDNAPYHSAQVEKLPSSSSRKAEIQSWLISKNIPFSDDQLKSELLQLVEQNKHLFLAYQVDKLASAAGHEVVRLPPYHCELNPIELVWSQVKGYVASRNTDFKIESVEKLLQEGIASVTQQNWLHDCTHVMRLEDEAWERDGIIDSQTDSLIILYLDL